AGATCAATACAAAACCGACCATCTGCCCGGGCCGCCATTTCCCAACCCGGGCCATCTTGGAGAACCTCCCATGATCCAACGAGCAATCCTCACCTGCCTGCTGGCCGCCCTCACCGGTTGCCAGACCCCTACGGAAACCGTCCAACTCAACCGAGACATCGAAGCAGAAGAGGAGGGCGTCGCCGCGCTTCGCCGCGCCTCGCTGGGTCCGGACACCGCGGGTGCGAAGTTCGACCATAAGAAATGGGGGGACCTGCTCTCCGCAGGCGTGCGGTCGGACGGCCTCGTAGATTACGCCGCGCTCAAGCGTCGGGAAACGCAGCTTGACGAATATCTTGTCGAAGCGGGCGACGTACCCCTCGCCTCGCTATCCCGCCACGAGCAACTGGCACTTCTGCTGAACCTGTTCAACGCCTGCACCGTGAAAATGATCCTCGAACACCCCGGCGTCCAATCAGTCACGGACATCCGCGCCGACGCCAGCTGGAAACACAAGGGGTGGGTCGTGGATCGGCGGGGGGTCAGCCTTCAAGAGATCGAACGCGCCTACATCCGCACCCGGTTCCCGGACCCGCGAATCCACTTTGCCCTCGTCCGGGGAGCTCGGGGCAGTCCGCCGCTTCGCGCCGAGCCCTACACCGGCGCGCAACTCGAGGCGCAGCTCAATGATCAGGCCCGCCGCGTCCTCGCCGACCCGCGTTTCGCCCGCTGGGACGCGGCCCGAAATCGTCTGATCCTCGGCGGATTTTTCGGCCGATACCGCCGTGATTTTGCCGATACCGACGCTGAGCTCGTGCGCGTGCTCCTGCCCTGGTTCCCGGAGGAAATCCGCCGCGCACTGGCGGGACGCGACCGAATCGATCTTGAATTCGCCCCCTTCGACTGGCGCCTGAACGGTTCCTGGTGAGCTTCAGCGCGGCCCCCGAGCGGCCCTCAGCGCCGCCCGCAACCGTTCGAACGCCCAAAACCCCACTACGGTCAGCGCAGCGCCGGCCGCGTCCGCAAGCCAGTCCACGACGTCCGGATTTCTCGAGGGCACAAACGATTGGTGAATTTCATCCGTCGCGCCGTATGCGGCCGCAAACAGCCACCCCCACAACGCGGCCGGTGCAGGTCTTGCCCTATGGCCGACACGCACCGCCAGATAGGCAAGCGCCCCGAGGATGCCAAACGCGACCGCGTGCGTCAGCTTGTCATGCTGGAATAACCAGTTCGGCGCCCTAGGGTCCGGAGGCCGGCTGCTGAACCAAAACAGCAATCCCGCCCACAATGCCGCGGGCAGCCAACTCACAAGGACCCGTTTCAAAACTGCGTGAACCGTAAAAAGAGCGTCGCAACAAATCCTTCAAAGTCGCCGTTGCGCCACCCGCCGCGCTCCTGCCGAAAATCGAACCACCGATAGCCGACACCTGCGCCAACATCAATCGTCGGCGTCAGGTGCAGCGCCGCGTTGATTTGCGGCTCAATGAGACTAAACCGCAGTTCATCGGCCGCGCGCCCGCCAGTCTTTTCCGCCTCCAGACGGCCGATCCCCACCGCCGCGCCTACCGAAAGGTGAAAGACCTGATCGAACCGAAACGAGTAATCGGCCAGCAGGGCCGCGTAAGCCAGATCGAACGTCTGCGGAAGATTGTAGCCCGGCGGCGCTTCGCTGAAGTCCTCGATGTTTGCGTAACCGGCCACGCCAACGCCGATCCGGTCATTTAGCAGACCGCCCACCTGCACGCCGCCGAGCCAGGTCGCGCCCGGACCCAGGTCGGAATGCTTCACGTCGAACCGCGTGAACAAATTCCAGCGGTCGTCCTCGTCGATCAACACCTTCTCCCGCTCCTGACCGGGCGCCGCGACCGCCCACAGCGCCAACGCCAAAATCACGATAATCTTCCGCATTCGTCGCCTCGCCTTTTTTTTGCCAGCATACCGAGCCGCAACCGGTTGAAAAGGGCAATCCGCCGGCGCCGAGAGGGTGAATCGCCGCCTGCGTCAAGCCATCGCTCCCATTTCCAAGGCATGGAAAAAAGATTTCCATGGTATGGAAAAAGTGTGCCGAGGGACTTCCATGCCATGGAAATTCCATGCCATGGAAATTTCGGACGCGGGAGGACACCCGGCGCGCCGCGGGGCCCGTCGTGAACCCGGCCGCTCAGATGCCGAGGCGCTGGCGGCGCGCGTGCTCGGCGAGCGTCTGGTTCGTCGTCGGGGTGTGGCCCTTGAGCGGAAGGATGCGCTCATGGACCGCGTCGACGATCCACTCCGCCTGCGGGAAGAAAACTTCCTCCATTTCCGCGCAGGGGGTGATCCAGTTTCGCGACCCGACAACCACCGGCGGGGCGTCGAGGTCGTCGAAACAGAACTGCGCGAGATTGGCGGCAATGGTCTGCATCATGCTGCCTCGCTCGCTGGCGTCGCCCGCGATGAGGACGCGACCCGTTTTGCGGACCGACTCAATTAGCGGATCGTAGTCGAGCGGGTTGAGAGTCCGGCAATCCCAGATATCCGAGGTCAACCCGTGGTGTTTCTCGAGATAATCGGCCGCTTCGATCGCGCGATACAGCGTCGCGCCAATGGTGATCAGCGTCAGGTCCCGGCCTGTGCGCCGTTTAGCGGGCGGTCCAAAGGGAATCTCGTAGTAGTCCGCGGGGACCTCCTTCTCGAAGAGCTCGCCGATGTCATACAGGCGCTGGCTTTCGAAAAACACGACCGGGTCGCTGCCGGCGAGGGCGGTGTTGAGAAGGCCTTTGGCGTCGTAGGGTGTGGCAGGGAACGCGACTTTCAACCCCGGGATGTGTGCGACCATCGCCGTCCAGTCCTGCGAATGCTGCGCGCCGTATTTCGAACCCACCGAAACCCGCAGCACGACCGGCATCTCGAGCACGCCGGCGGACATGCTCTG
This portion of the Kiritimatiellia bacterium genome encodes:
- a CDS encoding DUF547 domain-containing protein, with product MIQRAILTCLLAALTGCQTPTETVQLNRDIEAEEEGVAALRRASLGPDTAGAKFDHKKWGDLLSAGVRSDGLVDYAALKRRETQLDEYLVEAGDVPLASLSRHEQLALLLNLFNACTVKMILEHPGVQSVTDIRADASWKHKGWVVDRRGVSLQEIERAYIRTRFPDPRIHFALVRGARGSPPLRAEPYTGAQLEAQLNDQARRVLADPRFARWDAARNRLILGGFFGRYRRDFADTDAELVRVLLPWFPEEIRRALAGRDRIDLEFAPFDWRLNGSW
- a CDS encoding VanZ family protein is translated as MSWLPAALWAGLLFWFSSRPPDPRAPNWLFQHDKLTHAVAFGILGALAYLAVRVGHRARPAPAALWGWLFAAAYGATDEIHQSFVPSRNPDVVDWLADAAGAALTVVGFWAFERLRAALRAARGPR